From the Solea senegalensis isolate Sse05_10M linkage group LG16, IFAPA_SoseM_1, whole genome shotgun sequence genome, one window contains:
- the galcb gene encoding galactocerebrosidase isoform X2, whose protein sequence is MYKDGTEPSHMHYENDENYFRGYEWWLMKEAKKRNPNITLIGLPWAFPGWVGHGKNWPYDFPDVTATYVVNWILGAKQYHDLDIQYVGIWNERSYDSKYIKLLRYTLDKNGLERVRIIASDNLWQPIAHSLLLDPELSQAVDVIGAHYPGTTTVKDALTTQKRLWSSEDYSTFNNEVGGGCWARILNQNYVNGHMTATISWNLVASYYQELPFGRDGLMTAEEPWSGNYVVESPIWITAHTTQFTQPGWTYLQTVGHLEQGGSYVALTDGKGNLTVVIETMTHDHSVCIRPPLPAFNVTAQNATFQLKGSFASIKELQVWRSQFNFKTKKPSFFEKLTPLKLLDGSFTLNLAEDEVYTLTTVTTGQRGSYPEPPASARFPKVYKDDFNVRAPPFSEAPNFADQAGVFEYFINLTDSGPHVFTLRQVVTQRPVTWAADADQTVSVIGDYQWQNLTVTCDVFMEKNQTGGVFIAARVNKGGQSVRGATGVFFWLFANGTYKVTNDIGGQTVLAEGQSGARAYVWYTLSLTVQGQYASGHLNGFPLWKNAVVLTPKNGWAAIGAHSFELAQFDNFAVVANE, encoded by the exons atgtataaaG ATGGAACTGAGCCGTCCCACATGCACTATGAGAATGACGAGAACTACTTCCGGGGCTACGAGTGGTGGCTCATGAAAGAAGCCAAGAAGAGGAACCCAAACATTACACTCATCG GATTACCCTGGGCATTTCCTGGTTGGGTTGGCCATGGTAAGAACTGGCCCTATGACTTCCCAGACGTTACTGCAACTTACGTGGTGAACTGGATCCTTGGTGCCAAGCAGTACCATGATCTGGACATTCAATATGTTGGG ATTTGGAATGAGCGAAGCTACGACAGCAAGTACATCAAG CTGCTGCGGTACACGCTGGACAAGAATGGACTGGAGAGGGTCAGGATCATAGCCAGTGACAACCTGTGGCAGCCCATTGCCCATTCTCTGCTGTTAGACCCTGAGCTGAGCCAAGCTGTAGATGTGATAGG GGCCCATTACCCAGGCACGACCACTGTGAAGGATGCCCTCACCACTCAGAAGAGGCTCTGGTCGTCAGAGGACTACAGCACCTTCAACAACGAGGTTGGAGGAGGCTGCTGGGCTCGAATCCTCAACCAGAACTATGTTAATGGTCACATGACTGC CACCATCTCCTGGAACCTGGTGGCCAGCTACTACCAGGAGCTGCCGTTTGGCAGAGATGGGTTGATGACGGCAGAGGAGCCGTGGAGTGGCAACTATGTGGTGGAGTCTCCGATCTGGATCACAG CTCACACCACACAGTTCACCCAGCCAGGATGGACCTACCTACAGACTGTTGGACACCTGGAACAGGGAGGAAGTTATGTTGCCCTGACTGATGGGAAAGGAAACCTCACGGTTGTCATAGAAACAATG ACTCATGATCATTCCGTGTGCATCAGACCTCCTCTCCCTGCGTTTAACGTGACTGCCCAGAATGCAACTTTCCAGCTAAAGGGATCCTTT GCGTCCATCAAGGAACTCCAAGTGTGGCGGTCACAGTTTAATTTCAAGACAAAAAAGCCGTCCTTCTTTGAAAAGCTAACTCCTCTGAAG CTGTTAGATGGATCCTTCACCTTAAATCTGGCTGAAGATGAAGTGTACACACTCACGACAGTGACAACGGGACAGAGAGGCAGTTACCCAGAACCACCTGCTTCAGCTCGCTTCCCCAAAGTCTACAAGGATGACTTTAATGTCC GAGCCCCTCCCTTCTCCGAAGCTCCGAACTTTGCTGACCAGGCAGGAGTGTTCGAGTACTTCATCAACCTGACTGACTCGGGACCTCACGTCTTCACGCTACGACAGGTTGTGACTCAAAGACCTGTCACGTGGGCAGCAGATGCTGACCAGACTGTCAGCGTGATAGGAGACTATCAGTG GCAGAACCTCACAGTGACGTGTGATGTCTTCATGGAGAAGAATCAGACGGGTGGTGTTTTCATCGCCGCCAGGGTGAATAAAGGAGGCCAGTCAGTCCGCGGTGCCACTGGAGTCTTTTTCTGGTTGTTTGCAAATGGCACCTACAAAGTTACCAATGATATTG gTGGTCAGACTGTGCTGGCAGAGGGGCAGTCTGGTGCCCGAGCATATGTTTGGTACACCTTATCACTCACTGTGCAA GGTCAGTATGCGTCCGGGCATCTTAACGGATTCCCACTGTGGAAGAACGCTGTGGTTCTGACTCCAAAGAACGGCTGGGCCGCTATCGGAGCGCACTCTTTTGAACTGGCTCAGTTTGACAACTTTGCGGTGGTGgcaaatgaatga
- the galcb gene encoding galactocerebrosidase isoform X1 — protein MAWRAVFPAALMFLTLSLSACVSPLPYVLDDKAGLGRVFDGIGGLSGGGATSRLLVNYAEPYRSQILDYLFKPNFGASLHILKVEIGGDAQTTDGTEPSHMHYENDENYFRGYEWWLMKEAKKRNPNITLIGLPWAFPGWVGHGKNWPYDFPDVTATYVVNWILGAKQYHDLDIQYVGIWNERSYDSKYIKVLRNILDKVGLTGVGIIAADGDWNIAKSMNGDSALNNSVEVIGAHYPGTTTVKDALTTQKRLWSSEDYSTFNNEVGGGCWARILNQNYVNGHMTATISWNLVASYYQELPFGRDGLMTAEEPWSGNYVVESPIWITAHTTQFTQPGWTYLQTVGHLEQGGSYVALTDGKGNLTVVIETMTHDHSVCIRPPLPAFNVTAQNATFQLKGSFASIKELQVWRSQFNFKTKKPSFFEKLTPLKLLDGSFTLNLAEDEVYTLTTVTTGQRGSYPEPPASARFPKVYKDDFNVRAPPFSEAPNFADQAGVFEYFINLTDSGPHVFTLRQVVTQRPVTWAADADQTVSVIGDYQWQNLTVTCDVFMEKNQTGGVFIAARVNKGGQSVRGATGVFFWLFANGTYKVTNDIGGQTVLAEGQSGARAYVWYTLSLTVQGQYASGHLNGFPLWKNAVVLTPKNGWAAIGAHSFELAQFDNFAVVANE, from the exons ATGGCGTGGAGAGCAGTGTTCCCCGCGGCACTTATGTTTTTAACTCTGTCTctcagtgcatgtgtgtcgCCTCTCCCATACGTTCTGGACGATAAAGCGGGACTGGGGAGGGTTTTTGACGGAATTGGAGGCTTGAGCGGCGGCGGG GCAACTTCTCGGTTACTGGTGAACTATGCAGAGCCGTACCGTAGCCAGATACTGGACTACCTGTTCAAG CCAAATTTCGGCGCCTCTTTGCACATACTGAAGGTGGAGATTGGAGGAGATGCTCAAACTACTG ATGGAACTGAGCCGTCCCACATGCACTATGAGAATGACGAGAACTACTTCCGGGGCTACGAGTGGTGGCTCATGAAAGAAGCCAAGAAGAGGAACCCAAACATTACACTCATCG GATTACCCTGGGCATTTCCTGGTTGGGTTGGCCATGGTAAGAACTGGCCCTATGACTTCCCAGACGTTACTGCAACTTACGTGGTGAACTGGATCCTTGGTGCCAAGCAGTACCATGATCTGGACATTCAATATGTTGGG ATTTGGAATGAGCGAAGCTACGACAGCAAGTACATCAAG GTGCTCCGGAACATTCTGGATAAAGTTGGTCTAACTGGTGTTGGCATCATCGCTGCTGATGGTGATTGGAACATCGCTAAATCTATGAATGGCGACTCGGCCCTGAATAATTCTGTTGAGGTTATTGG GGCCCATTACCCAGGCACGACCACTGTGAAGGATGCCCTCACCACTCAGAAGAGGCTCTGGTCGTCAGAGGACTACAGCACCTTCAACAACGAGGTTGGAGGAGGCTGCTGGGCTCGAATCCTCAACCAGAACTATGTTAATGGTCACATGACTGC CACCATCTCCTGGAACCTGGTGGCCAGCTACTACCAGGAGCTGCCGTTTGGCAGAGATGGGTTGATGACGGCAGAGGAGCCGTGGAGTGGCAACTATGTGGTGGAGTCTCCGATCTGGATCACAG CTCACACCACACAGTTCACCCAGCCAGGATGGACCTACCTACAGACTGTTGGACACCTGGAACAGGGAGGAAGTTATGTTGCCCTGACTGATGGGAAAGGAAACCTCACGGTTGTCATAGAAACAATG ACTCATGATCATTCCGTGTGCATCAGACCTCCTCTCCCTGCGTTTAACGTGACTGCCCAGAATGCAACTTTCCAGCTAAAGGGATCCTTT GCGTCCATCAAGGAACTCCAAGTGTGGCGGTCACAGTTTAATTTCAAGACAAAAAAGCCGTCCTTCTTTGAAAAGCTAACTCCTCTGAAG CTGTTAGATGGATCCTTCACCTTAAATCTGGCTGAAGATGAAGTGTACACACTCACGACAGTGACAACGGGACAGAGAGGCAGTTACCCAGAACCACCTGCTTCAGCTCGCTTCCCCAAAGTCTACAAGGATGACTTTAATGTCC GAGCCCCTCCCTTCTCCGAAGCTCCGAACTTTGCTGACCAGGCAGGAGTGTTCGAGTACTTCATCAACCTGACTGACTCGGGACCTCACGTCTTCACGCTACGACAGGTTGTGACTCAAAGACCTGTCACGTGGGCAGCAGATGCTGACCAGACTGTCAGCGTGATAGGAGACTATCAGTG GCAGAACCTCACAGTGACGTGTGATGTCTTCATGGAGAAGAATCAGACGGGTGGTGTTTTCATCGCCGCCAGGGTGAATAAAGGAGGCCAGTCAGTCCGCGGTGCCACTGGAGTCTTTTTCTGGTTGTTTGCAAATGGCACCTACAAAGTTACCAATGATATTG gTGGTCAGACTGTGCTGGCAGAGGGGCAGTCTGGTGCCCGAGCATATGTTTGGTACACCTTATCACTCACTGTGCAA GGTCAGTATGCGTCCGGGCATCTTAACGGATTCCCACTGTGGAAGAACGCTGTGGTTCTGACTCCAAAGAACGGCTGGGCCGCTATCGGAGCGCACTCTTTTGAACTGGCTCAGTTTGACAACTTTGCGGTGGTGgcaaatgaatga
- the LOC122782636 gene encoding uncharacterized protein LOC122782636, translated as MTEAKRKQHHQRSFSGETAADRVSMAENANKRPQKVSEVDSTVKKKPKRTPEGIKSKKQSDRERGQTRVTLGVAFPRWRALKAESGLRADTDFALLLMDSYEKYSKASTSMTAEGNLQSPFLLSQSSNGSEYHSITIDWEDEEEGVYGESISDKEVLSNPEEDTESSDEEDSVFRSCARSDSATKTPLPAAGMEESGCDLGESEELPMTDITSGPDYQLVLCEDDIVGEKASIAYEKNLRQLAGFLRFPLEKCEYSDPLLGVECDAVQPFDIVMESRGTASTIEWVCSRGHSLWKWNSQPVFKFGMQSGDFMLATNILLSGNDYDKIALLFQYMNMNIVAKSSFTAVQHSYCVNTIKEFWQETRSAFINHLHAKKHILSVI; from the exons ATGACGGAAGCAAAGAGGAAACAACATCATCAGCGGAGCTTCAGTGGAGAGACGGCTGCGGACCGTGTTAGTATGGCTGAAAACGCCAACAAGCggccacaaaaagtttcagaagtggactCTACGGTCAAAAAGAAGCCTAAGCGCACACCAGAAggaataaaatctaaaaaacaaaGCGACCGGGAGCGCGGACAAACGCGGGTAACACTTGGTGTAGCTTTTCCCCGTTGGAGAGCACTGAAAGCAGAGTCGGGACTCAGGGCGGACACAGATTTTGCCTTATTGCTCATGGACAG TTATGAAAAGTACTCAAAGGCTTCCACCTCAATGACAGCTGAGGGTAACCTACAGTCTCCTTTTCTCCTGTCACAGTCCAGCAATGGCAGTGAATATCacag taTTACCATTGATTGGGAAGACGAGGAAGAAGGAGTTTATGGGGAATCAATTTCTGATAAAGAGGTGCTGTCGAACCCagaggaagacacagagagCTCTGATGAAGAAGACAGTGTTTTCCGCTCTTGTGCACG ATCTGACAGTGCCACAAAGACACCTCTCCCAGCTGCAGGCATGGAGGAGTCGGGGTGTGATCTTGGAGAGAGTGAGGAACTCCCAATGACTGACATCACATCAGGCCCAGATTACCAGCTTGTCTTATGTGAAGATGACATTGTTGGTGAAAAAGCCTCCATAGCGTATGAGAAAAACCTCCGACAACTTGCAGGCTTTCTCAGATTCCCGCTGGAAAAGTGTGAATACAGTGACCCTCTCCTGGGAGTTGAATGTGACGCTGTTCAACCCTTTGACATAGTCATGGAGTCACGGGGAACTGCATCAACCATTGAATGG GTATGTTCCCGAGGACACAGCCTTTGGAAGTGGAACTCCCAGCCTGTTTTCAAGTTTGGCATGCAGTCAGGGGACTTCATGCTGGCCACCAATATCCTCCTCTCTGGAAATGATTATGACAAAATAGCACTTCTGTTCCagtacatgaacatgaacatagTGGCTAAGTCCTCTTTCACTGCGGTGCAACATTCATACTGTGTTAACACCATCAAGGAGTTCTGGCAGGAGACAAGGTCAGCATTTATAAACCACCTACatgcaaagaaacacattttatctGTTATTTAG